In Deltaproteobacteria bacterium, a single window of DNA contains:
- a CDS encoding M20/M25/M40 family metallo-hydrolase produces the protein MYHSLSYYKQSNTRTLHMINRERLIDEFIRLVTIDSPSKDERKIVDYLKSVLTELGAQVREDGAAEKTGGNAGNLLAKIKGNTDKAPPLLLNAHIDTVSPGRGVKPLIRDGVIYSSGDTILGSDDKSGVVIIIEAVRTLLEKKLPFGDLHILFTVCEEIGLLGAKAFNTSELETSFGYALDSTDSCSVIYAAPAANHIKFIIRGIESHAGLAPENGISAIEIASRAISKMKLGRIDEETTANIGTIRGGSATNIVPGVTIIEGEARSRNADKLKTQTDHMVDCIRKTLVQMNSLSASPLKADLEVEISNDYPLMKLDRKCRPIALAEKSAANLGEKVNLRVGGGGSDANIFNSRGIDVAIIGTGMDKVHSNEERIRIEDMEKAARYLLEIVKENCRS, from the coding sequence ATGTACCATTCGCTCAGCTACTATAAACAAAGCAATACAAGGACACTCCATATGATCAACAGGGAAAGGCTCATTGATGAATTTATTCGTCTCGTTACCATTGACAGCCCTTCAAAAGATGAAAGAAAAATCGTCGACTACCTTAAGTCGGTTTTAACAGAACTGGGCGCTCAGGTCAGGGAAGACGGGGCAGCTGAAAAAACGGGGGGAAACGCAGGAAATCTCCTGGCCAAAATAAAGGGAAATACCGACAAGGCCCCTCCGCTTCTTTTGAATGCCCACATCGATACGGTATCACCGGGCAGGGGAGTAAAACCTCTTATCAGGGACGGCGTAATCTACTCGTCAGGGGATACCATATTGGGCTCCGATGACAAATCGGGTGTCGTCATCATCATCGAGGCAGTAAGAACTCTTTTGGAAAAGAAACTTCCCTTTGGCGACCTCCATATTCTTTTTACCGTATGTGAAGAAATCGGCCTTCTTGGAGCCAAGGCCTTTAATACCTCTGAGCTGGAAACCTCTTTCGGCTATGCCCTCGATTCAACAGACAGCTGTTCAGTCATTTATGCGGCGCCGGCGGCCAACCATATCAAATTCATTATTCGCGGCATCGAATCTCATGCAGGCCTGGCTCCTGAAAATGGTATAAGCGCCATCGAAATTGCAAGCAGGGCCATTTCCAAAATGAAACTGGGAAGAATAGACGAAGAGACAACAGCCAACATTGGAACCATTAGAGGTGGCAGCGCCACAAATATTGTCCCCGGTGTAACAATAATAGAAGGTGAAGCCAGGAGCCGCAATGCCGACAAGCTGAAAACCCAGACGGACCACATGGTGGATTGCATCAGGAAGACCCTTGTTCAGATGAACTCTCTATCGGCTTCACCCTTAAAAGCAGACCTTGAAGTGGAGATCAGTAATGACTACCCCCTCATGAAGCTGGACAGGAAATGCAGGCCCATAGCGCTCGCTGAAAAAAGTGCGGCCAATCTCGGGGAAAAGGTCAATTTGCGGGTCGGCGGCGGGGGAAGTGACGCCAATATTTTTAACAGCAGGGGAATCGATGTCGCTATTATAGGCACGGGCATGGATAAAG